A region of the Prochlorococcus marinus XMU1402 genome:
ATATAGAGAATAACTTTCTTATCATCAATCCCCCAAACGGACTTTTGGAGCTATAAGTATCTCGATACAAAATTTATTGTAATTTACTCTTATAAAATATCTAAGTAGCTTTTCTTTAAAAGATAAACTGTTAAAACTTATCTCACATCAATATAAAAATCAGACAAATATTTGAAAATTAATATTCATCATTAGGTTAAATTCACAAATTAAAATGAACCTCTTTTCTGAGAATATCATCTTTAATAATTCTAAAATGCTTAATTCCTAAATTTAAAAATTGTGCAGTTTCCAAAGAAAATAAATTTTAAATATTTATTTATTCAAATGATTTGCTTTAAACATAACCTATTCGACTGTGACGCTTTTAGCTAAATTCCTTGGTTGATCTACATCAAGTCCTCTATGAGCAGCAATATGGTAACTCAATAGTTGTAAAGGGACTATGTTAAGTAAAGGTGAAATCCATTCATTGGAAGAAGGAATTTTCATTAAATAGTCAAAAATTTCAGTTCCCTTACATTCAGGAGCTATCCCGATCAAATATGAGTCTCTAGCTTTTGCTTCTTGAGCATTACTTATAACTTTATCAAAAACTTCACCAGGAGAGGCGATAGAAATTACAGGTACTTTTTTATCTAACAAAGCTATTGGACCATGTTTCATTTCACCTGCTGGATAGCCAGCAGCATGAATATAACTAATTTCTTTAAGTTTTAATGCACCTTCAAGAGCTATAGGATAATTTATGCCTCTTCCTAAAAAAATAACATCTTTAATATTAAAAAAGTCATGTGCTAGTTTTTCCGATGATTGATCATGTTTGTCAAGTAAATCTTCTAGTAATGGAGGGAGTTTGATGAGTTCTGTTATCAATTTTCCGATTTCATCTGAACTTTGACTACTTTTAATTTGCGCAAAGTGTATAGCCAATCCATAAAAAGAAAGTAATTGTGCAAAAAAAGTTTTTGTTGCAGCAACTCCCACTTCTATTCCTGCACAAATATCAATTATGTTTGAAACCTGCCTTCCTATAGAGCTCTCTCTTCTATTAGTTATGGCAATAAGGTTAGGTTTAAATCTTTCATCTTTAAGCAAAGACCTTCTTTTGATTTCCATATCAATAGCTGCAATAGTATCAGCAGTTTCTCCAGATTGAGAAACTCCAATAGTTAATGTATTTGGGAGTAGTGGGGGAGGTGAGTAACGAAATTCACTAGCATAATAAACATTTGTAGGAATACCCGAGAATTGCTCTAGTAAAAAGCAACCTACCATTGCAGCGTGTTTACTGGTACCACAAGCAATAATTTCAATTCTCTCGATTGAATCAAAAAACTTTGTATCAAATGGATACTTGATTTGATATTGGCCATTTTCTAAATTTTGTGTAACGTAGTTTTTCACCCAATTTTTTGCAGTATCGGGCTGATCATATATCTCTTTTAACATGAAGTGTTTGAAATTCATCTTATCAATTACCTGCTCTGAAACTTTTAAGGAAACAGGACTTCGATATTGTCTCTCGTTGTTTGAGTCATATATCTCTATTCCAAGGGGGGTTAATAAAGCTATTTCCTCATCCTCCATGGGAAGAATAATGTTTGTAAAGTTTGCAATAGCAGGAGTATCACTTGCACAAATAAATTCTCCTTCGCCCAAACCAATAATCAAAGGTGCTTGTCTTCTTGCAACTACCAGAGAGGTTGGAGCACCCGCCCACAAAACTGCCAAAGCATAAGATCCTTCTAAATCAGATATTACATTTCTTACAGCTACTAATAATGTTGAGCCATTATTCTCAAGTTTAAGTTTACTTAAGGTATTTAATTCTCTTTGAATTAAATGAGGAATTACCTCAGTATCTGTATCAGAATTAAAAGTAATACCCTCTTTCTCTAGTTTATTTTTTAAGTCTTGAAAATTTTCAATAATACCATTTTGAACAACCGCTATTGCTCCTGAACTATCGGTATGGGGATGGGCATTTTTAACCTCAGGTTTCCCATGGGTAGCCCAACGAGTATGAGCTATACCCACAGTTCCTGGAATATTGTTTTCGTCAAGATGAACTCTTAAATTCTTTAGTTTTCCCTCTGCTTTGTTACAAAGAATAGAATTTGTTTCAGGATTAATAACTGCAATACCTGCGGAATCATATCCTCTATATTCTAATTTTTCTAAACCATTCATTAATAATGGTAAAGCTTTTTTATAACCAGTTACAGCAACTATTCCACACATATGCTAAATCTTTTCTCAATTATTATATTGAAAAAAAATGAGTATTTATTAAGTTATGGACTCTCTTGAAACTGCACTATAAATTTAATATGCTAAGCCCATACTCCTAGAAGTTTCATCTCCTAAATAAACACGGATACTTAAAAAGTCAGTAGGACAAGCCGTTTCACATCTTTTACAACCTACACAATCTTCAGTTCTAGGCGATGAAGCGATTTGGCCAGCTTTACAGCCATCCCAAGGAACCATTTCTAAAACATCAAGTGGGCAAGCCCTTACACATTGGGTACATCCAATGCAAGTGTCGTAAATTTTAACTGCGTGTGACATGTAAAAATTGTCTTTTGAACCTCGCTTTATAATACTATTGTCTTACAAAGAAATTAAAAAAATTAAGATATGCTTCACTCTTGTTAACTCTAGGGCATAAAATCATATAGATAATTAGTAAATTCCATAAACTATGTCACAAGAAATTCTTGAAAAAGTCTGTTCTATTGTTTCAGAACAATTAAGTGTTGAAGCAGGAGAAGTAAAATCAGACTCAAATTTCCAAAATGATTTAGGTGCAGATTCTCTTGATACCGTTGAATTAGTGATGGCTCTTGAAGAAGCATTTGATATTGAAATCCCTGATGAAGCAGCCGAAGGAATCGCTACTGTAGGTGATGCAGTAAAATTCATCGAAGAAAAAAAAGGATAATAAAGAATGCCAAACTTCCATCGAGTAGTTATTACCGGTATCGGAGCAGTAACTCCAATTGGTAATAACATTGATGAATATTTAGTCGGTCTTCAAACAGGTACTAATGGGGTATCAGATATTACTCTTTTTGATCCTGAACAACATCCTTGCAAATTTGCAGCAGAAGTTAAAAATCTTCAATCTGGAAATTTTATAGAAGCTAAAGAATCCAAAAGATGGGATCGTTTTTCCCAGTTCGGAGTAATTGCTGCTAAGCAAGCCTTTAGTGATTCTGGACTTGAAATTACTGAAGCTAATTCATCAAGAATTGGAGTAATTATTGGCTCAGGTGTTGGAGGCTTACTAACTATGGAAAGTCAAGCTCAAATTCTTAGTCATAAAGGACCTAAAAGAGTAAGTCCATTTACAGTTCCAATGATGATCCCAAATATGGCAACAGGACTTGCTGCGATTGCTTTGGGTGCAAAAGGACCAAGTTCCTCTGTTTCAACAGCCTGTGCTGCCGGTTCGAATGCAATTGGTGATTCTTTTAGATTACTCCAACTTGGAAAGGCAGATGCAATGATCTGTGGAGGAGCAGAAGCGAGTATTACGCCTCTTGGAGTAGCTGGTTTTTCCAGTGCTAAAGCTCTTTCTTTTAGAAATGAAAGTCCTCAAACTGCTAGCAGACCTTTTGATGCAGAAAGAGATGGATTTGTTATTGGAGAGGGATCTGGAATTCTTGTTTTAGAAACTTTAGAAAATGCAAAAAAAAGAAATGCAAGAATTTATGCAGAAATAATTGGATATGGAACAACATGTGATGCTCATCACATAACTGCCCCATCTCCAGGAGGAGTTGGAGGCGCTCAGGCTATCAAACTAGCAATTGAAGACGCCTCTCTTAGTCTTGAAAAAGTTGATTACATAAATGCGCACGGAACAAGTACATCAGCTAATGACAAAAATGAAACTTCTGCAATTAAATCCATATTTAAAGACAGATCTTACCTCATTCCTGTAAGCTCTACTAAGTCGATGACTGGTCATCTCCTAGGAGGCTCGGGAGGTATAGAAGCTGTAGCTTGTATACTTTCTTTGACACATAATTTTATCCCTCCTACAATTAACTACGTCAATCCAGATCCTGAATGTGATCTTGACTATGTACCAAATAATGCAAGAGAAGCTCAAGTAGGAGTTGCTCTTTCTAATTCCTTCGGCTTTGGTGGTCACAATGTTTGCCTTGCTTTCAGCAAAATGAATTGAAGACAACCAATTCTGTATTTCCAACTTAACTTTTTTTAAAACAATGGTCGCTGCATCTGTTTCATTAGAATCACTTTGTGTAAATAGTATAAGAATGCTTGCTGTAGATGCAGTAAATAAATCTAATAGTGGACATCCTGGTTTGCCAATGGGGTGTGCTCCTATGGGTTATGCATTATGGCAAAACATACTTAATCACAACCCCAATAATCCAAAATGGTTCAACAGAGACCGCTTTGTATTATCAGCTGGTCATGGCTGTATGCTGTTATATTCATTACTTCACTTAACAGGATACAAATCAGTTTCTATAGAAGATATCAAAGAGTTTAGACAATGGGGATCCAAAACTCCTGGACATCCAGAAACATTTGAAACTGAAGGAGTTGAAGTTACAGCTGGGCCTCTAGGAGCTGGAATTTCTAATGCAGTTGGTTTAGCAATAGCTGAAACTCACTTAGCAGCTAAATTCAATAAGCCTGATTGCAATATCGTTGATCACTATACTTACGTCATTATGGGTGATGGCTGTAATCAAGAAGGGATCGCATCAGAAGCTTGCTCATTAGCTGGTCATCTTAAGCTTGGAAAATTAATTGCACTGTATGACGATAATCAAATTACAATTGATGGGCGAACAGATGTATCTTTTACTGAAGATGTTTTAAAAAGATACGAAGCTTATGGATGGCATGTACAACATGTTGAGGATGGAAATCATGATGTTAAAGGAATAACTGAAGCTATTGAGAAAGCAAAATTAATTACAGACAAGCCTTCAATTATCAAAATATCTACAACCATTGGTTATGGTTCTCCTAATAAATCAGACACTGCTGGAATTCATGGGGCAGCTGTTGGAGAAGAAGAAGCTGCATTAACTAGAGATTTTCTAGGTTGGGATTATCCTCCATTTGAAATACCAAATGAAGTATACGCCCATTTTAGAAAATCAATAAACAAAGGAGAAAACTTAGAGAAAGAATGGGACTCTAGATTTGAAGAATATCAAAAAAAATATCCCTCTGAAGGAGCTGAGTTAAACAGAATGTTAAAAGGGCAATTACCTGAAAATTGGGATTCAGATCTCCCATCTTACACACCTGATGATAAAGGATTAGCTACCAGAAAGCATTCACAAATTTGTTTAGGCGCTCTAGGTCCCAATCTGCCTGAATTAATTGGTGGTTCTGCTGATTTAACTCACTCAAACTACACAGATATTAAAGGAGAGACTGGATCATTCCAGCCTCATAGCCCTGAAAAGAGATATTTACATTTTGGTGTAAGAGAGCATGCTATGGCAGCCATACTTAATGGTATTGCCTATCACAATAGTGGACTTATCCCTTATGGTGGAACCTTCCTTGTTTTCGCTGATTATATGCGAGGTTCAATGAGACTTTCCGCACTTAGCGAATTAGGAGTGATCTATGTATTAACCCATGATTCAATTGGTGTAGGCGAAGACGGTCCAACACATCAACCTATTGAAACTATCCCTTCTCTTAGAGCTATGCCTAATATGCTAGTTTTCAGACCAGGAGATGGAAATGAGACTAGTGGAGCTTATAAGCTAGCGATCCAAAATCGAAAAAGACCTTCTGCACTCTGTTTAAGTAGGCAAGGTATGCCTAATCAGGAAAATACTTCAATTGACAAAGTTGCATTAGGAGGATACGTAGTTTCTGATTGCGAAGGAACACCAGATTTAATATTCATTGGTACAGGAAGTGAACTAAATCTTTGCATCGAAGCAAGTAAAGAAATAACAAACTTAGGTAAAAAAACCAGAGTTGTCTCTATGCCTTGCGTTGAACTATTCGAAGAACAAGAAGAATCATACAAAGAAAGTGTTTTACCTTGCAGTGTTACAAAGAGAGTTGTAGTGGAAGCTGCCCATTCATTTGGTTGGCATAAATATACAGGTTTTGATGGGATTTGTATTACTATGGATAGATTTGGTGCGTCAGCACCTGGTGGAGAATGTATGAAAAATTTTGGATTTACAGTTGAAAACGTTGTAAAAAGAACAAAAGAAATTTTATAAAATTAATTTGCTACTGCACTAAGGTATTACTATTACATTCTTCAAGTTTATCTTTTAACTGATCAAGAGATTCATCAGAAATTTTTGAATTCATTGGACAATGTTTAGGGCCACACATTGAGCAAAACTCGGCTTTTTTAAAGATTTCTTCAGGCAGTGTCTCATCATGGTACTGCTTCGCTCTTTCTGGATCTAGTGAAAGTTCAAATTGTTTGTTCCAATCAAAGTTATACCTTGCATGACTAAGTTCATCATCTCGATCACGAGCTCCAGCTCGATGTCTTGCTATATCAGCAGCATGAGCAGCTATTTTATAAGCAATTAATCCTTCTCTTACATCTTCTGCATTTGGAAGCCCTAGATGTTCTTTTGGGGTTACATAACATAACATAGAAGTTCCATACCAACCTGCCATCGCCGCTCCAATAGCACTTGATATATGGTCATAACCAGGAGATATATCTGTTACTAATGGACCAAGTACATAGAAGGGAGCTTCTGAACATTCTTCCATTTGCTTCCTTACATTAAACTCAATTTGATCCATGGGTACATGACCAGGACCCTCAACCATTACTTGGACATTATGTTCCCATGCTCTTCGAGTAAGCTCGCCTAAGGTCTTCAATTCAGCTAATTGAGCATCATCAGAAGCATCATGCAAACATCCTGGCCTGAGTGAATCTCCTAGAGAAAAAGTACAATCATATTTCTTAAAAATCTCACAAATATCATCAAACCTTGTATATAGAGGGTTTTGCTTAAAGTGATGAAGCATCCATTGAGCTAAGATGCCTCCACCTCTACTTACAATTCCAGTAATTCTTCCTTTGACTTTAGGTAAATGCTCTATTAATAATCCAGCATGAATAGTTTGATAATCTACGCCTTGCTGGCAATGTTTTTCGATAATATGCAGAAAATCATCTTCAGTTAATCTATCTATAGAGCCATTAACACTTTCTAAAGCTTGATAAACGGGAACTGTTCCTATAGGAACAGGAGATTCCTGAATAATTGCTCGACGAACTTCATCTAAATTTACACCTCCTGTAGAAAGATCCATAACCGTATCAGCTCCATATTTAACGGCTAGCTTGAGCTTCTCTACTTCTTCATTGATATCACTTGCATTAGGGGAAGCACCAATATTCGCATTAACTTTACATCTAGAAGCAATACCGATAGACATTGGTTCAAGATTCAGATGATTAATATTAGCTGGAATGATTAATCTTCCTCTTGCTACTTCTTCCATTATTAAAGAAGAGGGTAGATTCTCTCTTTTTGCAACAAAGTCCATTTCTTCAGTAATATAGCCGTTCCTCGCAAAGTTCATCTGAGTTACATTTTCTTTCCCAATGCGAGGATTAATCCAGGAACTTCTCATAATTTATAAATTTTTAAATGTGTTATTACTAAAGTTTGATCAAATTTCCACTTCCCTGAATCAGAATTAATGATTTAGGTTCAAAGGGTATGATCTCAGCTAAGTTTAATTTCTTAGCACCCCTAGTATTAATCTTATTAATAGCTCTTTTCTAAAAAATAGTCATCAAATGTTGAGTAAAAAAAATAAAATAATTTTATTTAACTTTTTGATAAGACTTTATCTTTTTTAAAATAGTTTTCCTATCCAAACGTCTTCTGACATTTTTCTCAAAAATAATTGTGATCCCCATTAAACCAATAGGTAAATAAAAAATCTTCTTATTATCACTCCTAAATACTAAGCCAATAGCGGACATAAAGATCATTAGAGGGGCCACAAAAGACAACATAAATTTTTTATTAACTGTCATTTATCAATTTTATTAATTATTTCATTATTTAATTTTACAATGGATTCTGTTATCACTTTTATTCCAACTGCAATAGCTCTTTCATCTGGATCGAATGTAGAACTATGTAGAGGTGCACATTTATCTGAACCAGAAACACCTAGTCTAAACATAGCTCCTGGGATCTCTTGCAAAAACTCAGCGAAATCTTCAGCACCCAATGATGGTTTTTGTAATTCGATAACATTTTCTTTGCCCAAAACCTTAATTCCAGAATCTCTTAATACTCTATTTATTTCAAAATTATTATTAACGGGTGGAGTAATTTCTCTAAATAATACTTTTGCATCAGCTCCGCAACTATTAGCTAAAGACGAGATATTTTTGCTGAGCCAATTACCAATATTCTTGAATATTTTAAAATTAGTACATCTAACTGTACCAATTAAATTAACCTTTTCGGCAAGAACATTAAATGCATTTCCACCATTAATTTTACCAAAAGTTATTACAACAGGATCTAAAGGATCTAACTGCCGTGTTATTAATTCTTGAATGCCCGAAATAACTTTAGAGGCCACCCAAATAGCATCAACTCCTTCATGAGGTCGAGCACCATGGCCTGATTTTCCTTTTATCTCTACCTTAAGTTCTCCGGCAGCTGCGGTTAGACTTCCCTCTTTGATACCAATAGTCCCTACAGATAAATCAGGGTAGACATGAACACCTAAAATATAGTTTAAACCAATAGTTGCACCATCCCTAATCATCCATCTAGCTCCACTCGCAATTTCTTCAGCGGGCTGAAAAATTATCCTAGTCCCGAAATTAAGTTTTAAATCCTTCACAATTTTTGCTACACCCAACCCAATTGTTATATGCAAATCGTGACCACACGCATGCATAACACCATCTACTTTTGAAGAAAAACTTAATTTAGTCTCTTCAAATATTGGTAAAGCATCCATATCCACTC
Encoded here:
- the thiC gene encoding phosphomethylpyrimidine synthase ThiC, producing MRSSWINPRIGKENVTQMNFARNGYITEEMDFVAKRENLPSSLIMEEVARGRLIIPANINHLNLEPMSIGIASRCKVNANIGASPNASDINEEVEKLKLAVKYGADTVMDLSTGGVNLDEVRRAIIQESPVPIGTVPVYQALESVNGSIDRLTEDDFLHIIEKHCQQGVDYQTIHAGLLIEHLPKVKGRITGIVSRGGGILAQWMLHHFKQNPLYTRFDDICEIFKKYDCTFSLGDSLRPGCLHDASDDAQLAELKTLGELTRRAWEHNVQVMVEGPGHVPMDQIEFNVRKQMEECSEAPFYVLGPLVTDISPGYDHISSAIGAAMAGWYGTSMLCYVTPKEHLGLPNAEDVREGLIAYKIAAHAADIARHRAGARDRDDELSHARYNFDWNKQFELSLDPERAKQYHDETLPEEIFKKAEFCSMCGPKHCPMNSKISDESLDQLKDKLEECNSNTLVQ
- the acpP gene encoding acyl carrier protein, with protein sequence MSQEILEKVCSIVSEQLSVEAGEVKSDSNFQNDLGADSLDTVELVMALEEAFDIEIPDEAAEGIATVGDAVKFIEEKKG
- a CDS encoding amidohydrolase is translated as MNRDQFFKKIDSFNDELINLRRHIHAHPELSGLENQTAILISGYLKNIGWTVTESIGRTGVIADFGPLDKGIIGIRVDMDALPIFEETKLSFSSKVDGVMHACGHDLHITIGLGVAKIVKDLKLNFGTRIIFQPAEEIASGARWMIRDGATIGLNYILGVHVYPDLSVGTIGIKEGSLTAAAGELKVEIKGKSGHGARPHEGVDAIWVASKVISGIQELITRQLDPLDPVVITFGKINGGNAFNVLAEKVNLIGTVRCTNFKIFKNIGNWLSKNISSLANSCGADAKVLFREITPPVNNNFEINRVLRDSGIKVLGKENVIELQKPSLGAEDFAEFLQEIPGAMFRLGVSGSDKCAPLHSSTFDPDERAIAVGIKVITESIVKLNNEIINKIDK
- the tkt gene encoding transketolase — translated: MVAASVSLESLCVNSIRMLAVDAVNKSNSGHPGLPMGCAPMGYALWQNILNHNPNNPKWFNRDRFVLSAGHGCMLLYSLLHLTGYKSVSIEDIKEFRQWGSKTPGHPETFETEGVEVTAGPLGAGISNAVGLAIAETHLAAKFNKPDCNIVDHYTYVIMGDGCNQEGIASEACSLAGHLKLGKLIALYDDNQITIDGRTDVSFTEDVLKRYEAYGWHVQHVEDGNHDVKGITEAIEKAKLITDKPSIIKISTTIGYGSPNKSDTAGIHGAAVGEEEAALTRDFLGWDYPPFEIPNEVYAHFRKSINKGENLEKEWDSRFEEYQKKYPSEGAELNRMLKGQLPENWDSDLPSYTPDDKGLATRKHSQICLGALGPNLPELIGGSADLTHSNYTDIKGETGSFQPHSPEKRYLHFGVREHAMAAILNGIAYHNSGLIPYGGTFLVFADYMRGSMRLSALSELGVIYVLTHDSIGVGEDGPTHQPIETIPSLRAMPNMLVFRPGDGNETSGAYKLAIQNRKRPSALCLSRQGMPNQENTSIDKVALGGYVVSDCEGTPDLIFIGTGSELNLCIEASKEITNLGKKTRVVSMPCVELFEEQEESYKESVLPCSVTKRVVVEAAHSFGWHKYTGFDGICITMDRFGASAPGGECMKNFGFTVENVVKRTKEIL
- the psaC gene encoding photosystem I iron-sulfur center protein PsaC gives rise to the protein MSHAVKIYDTCIGCTQCVRACPLDVLEMVPWDGCKAGQIASSPRTEDCVGCKRCETACPTDFLSIRVYLGDETSRSMGLAY
- the glmS gene encoding glutamine--fructose-6-phosphate transaminase (isomerizing): MCGIVAVTGYKKALPLLMNGLEKLEYRGYDSAGIAVINPETNSILCNKAEGKLKNLRVHLDENNIPGTVGIAHTRWATHGKPEVKNAHPHTDSSGAIAVVQNGIIENFQDLKNKLEKEGITFNSDTDTEVIPHLIQRELNTLSKLKLENNGSTLLVAVRNVISDLEGSYALAVLWAGAPTSLVVARRQAPLIIGLGEGEFICASDTPAIANFTNIILPMEDEEIALLTPLGIEIYDSNNERQYRSPVSLKVSEQVIDKMNFKHFMLKEIYDQPDTAKNWVKNYVTQNLENGQYQIKYPFDTKFFDSIERIEIIACGTSKHAAMVGCFLLEQFSGIPTNVYYASEFRYSPPPLLPNTLTIGVSQSGETADTIAAIDMEIKRRSLLKDERFKPNLIAITNRRESSIGRQVSNIIDICAGIEVGVAATKTFFAQLLSFYGLAIHFAQIKSSQSSDEIGKLITELIKLPPLLEDLLDKHDQSSEKLAHDFFNIKDVIFLGRGINYPIALEGALKLKEISYIHAAGYPAGEMKHGPIALLDKKVPVISIASPGEVFDKVISNAQEAKARDSYLIGIAPECKGTEIFDYLMKIPSSNEWISPLLNIVPLQLLSYHIAAHRGLDVDQPRNLAKSVTVE
- the fabF gene encoding beta-ketoacyl-ACP synthase II, translating into MPNFHRVVITGIGAVTPIGNNIDEYLVGLQTGTNGVSDITLFDPEQHPCKFAAEVKNLQSGNFIEAKESKRWDRFSQFGVIAAKQAFSDSGLEITEANSSRIGVIIGSGVGGLLTMESQAQILSHKGPKRVSPFTVPMMIPNMATGLAAIALGAKGPSSSVSTACAAGSNAIGDSFRLLQLGKADAMICGGAEASITPLGVAGFSSAKALSFRNESPQTASRPFDAERDGFVIGEGSGILVLETLENAKKRNARIYAEIIGYGTTCDAHHITAPSPGGVGGAQAIKLAIEDASLSLEKVDYINAHGTSTSANDKNETSAIKSIFKDRSYLIPVSSTKSMTGHLLGGSGGIEAVACILSLTHNFIPPTINYVNPDPECDLDYVPNNAREAQVGVALSNSFGFGGHNVCLAFSKMN